One bacterium genomic region harbors:
- a CDS encoding DUF2905 domain-containing protein, which translates to MDGRYSMGILLVIAGLVLVFAGLVVLFIDKIPIIGRLPGDINIYGKNWSFHFPVVTGLIISLILTIIINILFRR; encoded by the coding sequence GTGGACGGTCGGTATTCAATGGGCATTTTACTCGTTATTGCCGGTCTTGTGCTTGTTTTTGCCGGACTTGTCGTGCTGTTCATCGATAAGATTCCCATAATCGGGCGACTTCCGGGAGATATCAATATTTACGGTAAAAACTGGAGTTTTCATTTCCCTGTCGTTACCGGTCTGATCATCAGTCTCATTTTAACCATCATCATCAACATCCTTTTCAGGCGATAG